In Methanobacterium sp., a single window of DNA contains:
- a CDS encoding NAD(+) kinase, producing MRIGIVTRHDIHRGVELAEEIADFLIKENIEVLLDPLIVSEIRRHHNLSCDIDEMDADIIIAIGGDGTILRTQSLLSDKKIPVFGINMGTVGFLTEINPEETFHALKEVLAGNYFVEERTRLKVWHNRDLAPALNEVVILTRKPAKMLHIEVKVDDEVVEELRADGLIVATPSGSTAYSMSAGGPIVDPRVDAFIIVPICPFKLGSRPTVVSGESIIQVRLLREGKKAVAVIDGQYEEEINYMERVIFQKSKENAYFVRLTKEFYKKVREKLIKGGIDSK from the coding sequence ATGCGTATAGGTATTGTAACGCGTCATGATATCCACAGGGGGGTGGAGCTTGCTGAAGAAATTGCTGATTTTTTAATTAAGGAAAATATAGAGGTGCTTTTAGATCCTCTAATAGTTAGTGAAATTCGCAGACACCACAACTTAAGCTGTGATATTGATGAAATGGATGCAGACATTATCATTGCCATTGGGGGTGATGGAACAATTCTAAGAACACAGAGTCTTCTTAGCGATAAAAAAATACCTGTATTTGGAATAAACATGGGGACAGTTGGTTTTTTAACAGAAATTAACCCTGAAGAGACTTTTCATGCTTTAAAAGAAGTATTAGCTGGAAATTATTTTGTTGAAGAACGTACACGTCTTAAAGTATGGCACAACAGAGATTTAGCTCCTGCTTTAAATGAAGTGGTTATACTGACAAGAAAGCCTGCTAAAATGCTCCACATAGAAGTTAAAGTAGATGATGAGGTGGTTGAAGAACTGAGAGCTGATGGACTTATTGTTGCAACTCCAAGTGGTTCCACTGCTTATTCCATGTCTGCAGGAGGTCCTATAGTTGATCCTCGAGTAGATGCATTTATAATAGTTCCTATCTGTCCATTTAAACTTGGATCACGCCCTACAGTGGTTTCTGGAGAAAGTATAATCCAGGTTAGATTGCTCAGGGAAGGTAAAAAAGCTGTTGCAGTAATTGACGGACAGTACGAAGAAGAAATAAACTACATGGAAAGGGTAATATTCCAGAAATCAAAAGAAAATGCTTATTTTGTAAGATTAACCAAAGAATTCTATAAAAAAGTAAGAGAAAAACTCATAAAAGGTGGAATAGATTCCAAATAG
- a CDS encoding bifunctional fructose-bisphosphatase/inositol-phosphate phosphatase, translated as MKKEDIKFWREISHKIIHEVEDAISPLVGRKTSGEIVKMGADGTPTKLIDEVAEEKVIEILKSTGKSITLISEEIGEIKIGNMPSEVIFVIDPLDGTVNALKNIPVYGISIAIADASIKPLEELTLADIEMGFVKNLANCNLYEAFKDNGVYLNDRYVSSSIQDNLADSSIGAYIRGDNRISKLSNIVRRIRLLGSVAIELCYVADGTYDAFLDIRGNVRIIDIAAAKLIIEESGGIITDENGKDLNNKLNVKERTSVIASGNLKIHKDIINVIGGF; from the coding sequence ATGAAAAAAGAAGACATTAAGTTCTGGAGAGAAATTTCACACAAAATAATTCATGAAGTAGAAGATGCTATTTCTCCACTTGTTGGGAGGAAAACGTCAGGAGAAATAGTTAAAATGGGTGCTGACGGCACTCCAACAAAATTGATCGATGAAGTGGCTGAAGAAAAAGTAATAGAAATCTTAAAAAGTACTGGAAAGTCTATTACTCTTATTAGCGAAGAAATAGGTGAAATTAAAATCGGAAATATGCCTTCTGAAGTTATTTTTGTAATTGACCCCCTTGATGGGACCGTAAACGCACTTAAAAACATACCAGTTTATGGTATTTCCATTGCGATTGCTGATGCTTCCATTAAACCGCTTGAAGAACTCACTTTAGCAGATATTGAAATGGGCTTTGTTAAAAATCTTGCAAACTGCAACCTCTATGAAGCTTTTAAAGACAATGGAGTGTATTTAAATGATAGATATGTGAGTTCATCTATTCAGGACAATTTAGCAGATTCATCAATTGGTGCATATATTCGGGGAGATAACAGGATAAGTAAACTAAGCAATATTGTAAGACGTATAAGACTTTTAGGTTCTGTAGCCATTGAATTATGCTATGTTGCCGATGGAACATACGATGCATTTTTAGATATTAGGGGAAATGTACGAATTATTGATATAGCAGCTGCAAAACTTATAATTGAAGAATCTGGAGGCATAATAACTGATGAAAATGGAAAAGACCTTAATAACAAATTGAATGTTAAAGAAAGAACTTCTGTAATTGCATCAGGTAATTTAAAGATCCATAAGGATATTATTAATGTTATAGGGGGTTTTTAA
- a CDS encoding arginine decarboxylase, pyruvoyl-dependent: protein MKIAITSGKSEGPSKLNAFDNALLDAGIGDVNLIKVSSIIPADSEFVKLPFLKPGSMINCVMAHAHSEKKGDVLTAVIAVAISYDFGCVIEHSDVNKDPEEVKNRAVFMVKEMMKVRNMEIKEMIIEKKTHVVENQGSVVAAIVYLG, encoded by the coding sequence ATGAAAATAGCAATAACTTCCGGAAAATCAGAAGGTCCAAGTAAGCTCAATGCATTTGACAATGCCTTATTAGATGCAGGAATCGGAGATGTGAACCTGATTAAAGTAAGCAGTATAATTCCTGCAGATTCAGAATTTGTGAAACTGCCTTTTTTAAAACCAGGATCCATGATAAACTGCGTCATGGCCCATGCTCATTCTGAAAAAAAAGGAGATGTACTCACTGCAGTAATTGCAGTGGCTATATCATATGATTTTGGCTGTGTAATTGAACATTCTGATGTAAATAAAGATCCAGAGGAAGTGAAAAATCGTGCAGTATTCATGGTAAAGGAAATGATGAAAGTAAGAAATATGGAAATTAAGGAAATGATTATAGAAAAAAAAACCCATGTTGTGGAGAATCAGGGTTCTGTAGTGGCTGCAATTGTTTATCTGGGGTAA
- a CDS encoding translation initiation factor IF-5A, with product MSKKVVEVKTLKVGKYVILDGEASKISSIQTSSPGKHGAAKARVEAIGIFDGQKRSFVKPVDSKCDVPIIDKRVAQVLALMGNQVQLMDLESYETFELPIPEELKDRITEGVEVDYIEAMGKQKIMRIK from the coding sequence ATGTCAAAGAAGGTTGTAGAAGTAAAAACCTTAAAAGTAGGTAAATATGTCATATTGGATGGAGAAGCATCAAAAATTTCAAGTATCCAGACATCATCACCAGGAAAACACGGTGCAGCAAAGGCCAGAGTTGAAGCTATTGGAATATTCGACGGCCAGAAAAGGAGCTTTGTTAAACCAGTGGATTCAAAGTGCGATGTCCCTATAATCGATAAAAGAGTAGCTCAGGTCCTTGCTTTGATGGGAAACCAGGTTCAACTAATGGATCTTGAAAGTTATGAGACATTTGAACTGCCCATACCAGAAGAACTTAAAGACAGGATAACTGAAGGAGTAGAAGTTGACTACATTGAAGCTATGGGTAAACAAAAGATTATGAGAATCAAATAA
- the speB gene encoding agmatinase: MLFYTQNSLKFAFSKELDELDLSDNSKKLGIIGVPFDSTSTYRTGARSGPAAVREASYNFERYNMVLDKNLDVDIFDFGDVEVIHGNFEKTSANIEFTVSELRQMNITPVVIGGEHTVSYGVLKALDAENTTFIHFDAHMDLKDEYMGEKYSHATAVRRIFGLNPEKIIQIGLRSCSEDELLFARENQITFFTSYEVNEDLEKVKKVLNNINGPVYVSLDIDVLDPAYAPNVSTPSPCGLNPFQLESLIHSLKGKNVAGFDLVEVSSTGFGDITSINGSKAIYDFLSGQ, translated from the coding sequence ATGCTTTTTTATACCCAGAACTCCTTAAAATTTGCTTTTTCTAAGGAATTAGATGAACTTGACCTATCAGATAACTCTAAAAAATTGGGCATAATTGGAGTTCCCTTTGATAGTACTTCTACCTACAGGACTGGAGCCAGATCTGGCCCAGCAGCTGTTCGTGAAGCATCATATAATTTTGAAAGATATAACATGGTTCTGGATAAAAATCTGGATGTCGATATTTTTGATTTTGGTGACGTTGAAGTTATACATGGTAATTTTGAAAAAACCAGTGCAAATATAGAATTTACAGTATCCGAACTTCGACAAATGAATATTACTCCTGTAGTTATTGGAGGAGAGCACACAGTAAGTTATGGTGTATTAAAAGCACTGGACGCGGAAAATACTACATTTATTCATTTTGATGCCCATATGGATTTAAAAGATGAATACATGGGTGAAAAGTATTCTCATGCTACTGCAGTACGTCGAATATTTGGTTTAAATCCAGAAAAAATTATTCAGATTGGATTAAGGTCATGCTCAGAAGATGAACTCCTATTTGCACGTGAAAATCAAATAACTTTTTTCACATCTTATGAAGTAAATGAAGACCTTGAAAAGGTTAAAAAAGTATTAAACAACATTAATGGGCCTGTATACGTAAGCTTAGATATTGACGTGCTTGATCCAGCATATGCACCAAATGTTAGTACTCCTTCGCCATGTGGGCTGAATCCCTTTCAGCTTGAAAGCTTGATTCATTCATTAAAAGGAAAAAATGTAGCCGGGTTTGATCTGGTGGAAGTTTCTTCCACTGGATTTGGCGATATAACATCCATTAATGGTTCAAAGGCAATATATGACTTTTTATCTGGCCAATAG
- a CDS encoding cysteine peptidase family C39 domain-containing protein yields the protein MQSTDFSCGPAALATVLQNMGINSTEEELKVLAGTDTSGTSMYGLVRAAQL from the coding sequence ATGCAGAGCACTGATTTCAGTTGCGGACCTGCAGCGCTTGCAACAGTGCTGCAGAACATGGGTATAAACAGTACAGAAGAAGAACTCAAGGTCCTCGCTGGCACAGACACATCAGGGACAAGTATGTATGGCCTGGTACGGGCTGCACAGCTTTGA
- a CDS encoding C39 family peptidase has protein sequence MYKLVAVLLVALIIGVAPAIATQYGETADTMAVKGKGADVASASELVEAVESRQATGAENETLTANVSSTNTTMSDDPVPAEATGADAQLLDEGLDSVVSENDTTGAENVTATIPQIDTTGIVMQSTDFSCGPAALATVLQNMGINATEGELKVLAGTDTSGTTMHGLSEAAKAKGLSATGMKLSVNDLKPNNIVHIILDGEGHYSVVREVTDTSVYLADPSLGNIEMTREKFNEIYTGNALLISGPLNQTAEQANSSAQNLTAGEMDTDNIG, from the coding sequence ATGTATAAATTGGTAGCAGTTCTGCTTGTGGCACTCATTATTGGAGTGGCACCAGCAATTGCTACACAGTATGGTGAAACTGCCGATACAATGGCAGTTAAAGGAAAGGGTGCAGATGTTGCATCTGCATCTGAATTAGTAGAAGCAGTTGAAAGTAGGCAGGCAACGGGAGCAGAAAATGAAACGTTGACTGCGAATGTGTCAAGTACAAATACTACAATGAGCGATGATCCTGTACCAGCAGAGGCTACAGGTGCAGATGCGCAGCTTTTAGATGAGGGTTTAGATTCTGTGGTTTCAGAAAACGATACTACAGGTGCAGAAAATGTTACTGCTACAATTCCACAAATAGATACCACTGGAATTGTAATGCAGAGCACTGATTTCAGTTGTGGACCGGCAGCGCTTGCAACAGTGCTGCAGAACATGGGAATCAACGCAACAGAAGGGGAACTTAAGGTCCTCGCTGGCACAGATACATCAGGGACAACAATGCACGGATTATCAGAAGCAGCGAAAGCAAAAGGTTTAAGTGCAACTGGTATGAAATTATCAGTTAATGATCTTAAACCTAACAACATCGTGCACATTATACTGGATGGCGAAGGCCATTACAGTGTTGTACGGGAAGTAACAGATACAAGCGTTTACCTTGCAGATCCAAGCCTTGGAAACATTGAAATGACCCGGGAAAAATTCAATGAAATCTATACGGGGAACGCACTATTGATAAGCGGTCCCCTTAATCAAACAGCAGAACAGGCTAATAGCAGTGCACAGAATTTAACAGCTGGAGAAATGGATACAGACAACATTGGATAA
- a CDS encoding TIGR00300 family protein, with the protein MDTREIKLSGHIIDSLTLPKTLDLIMDMGGDFEILDIHVGKLKKDASHARIKVTGTDEIHLGEILDELSEIGAVIVEIKEIELLRSEKDKTLPEDFYSTTNHPTFVRYGGEWIEVEGIEMDCMIVIDLESRRALCKPIGKIKEGDLIVVGREGIKVVPPERPRGKKGVFEFMSSEASSEKPVRSIIKKIASEIREIKEKRGKIAIVAGPAIIHTGSAPLLAKMIREGIIDVLFAGNALATHDIENALYGTSLGVCTGSGEAVVRGHRHHIYAINEINKAGSIKEAVENGILNSGIMYECVKNNVPFVLAGSIRDDGPLPDVITDVMDAQEEMRKYAQNVDMVIMIATMLHSIATGNMLPSYVKSICVDINPATVTKLADRGSAQVVGIVTDVGAFLPVLYENLEGLECIKE; encoded by the coding sequence ATGGATACAAGAGAAATTAAACTTTCAGGACATATAATTGATTCTCTAACTCTCCCAAAAACCCTTGATCTTATAATGGACATGGGCGGTGACTTCGAAATCCTTGATATTCATGTGGGTAAACTTAAAAAAGATGCAAGCCATGCAAGGATTAAAGTTACAGGAACTGATGAGATCCATTTAGGTGAAATACTGGATGAATTAAGTGAGATAGGAGCAGTAATTGTAGAAATAAAGGAAATTGAACTTCTAAGATCTGAAAAAGATAAAACACTCCCTGAAGATTTCTATTCAACCACAAACCATCCAACTTTTGTAAGATATGGAGGGGAATGGATAGAAGTTGAAGGTATAGAAATGGACTGCATGATTGTAATTGACTTAGAAAGTAGAAGAGCTCTATGTAAACCTATTGGTAAAATAAAAGAAGGAGATTTAATAGTTGTTGGAAGGGAAGGAATTAAAGTCGTCCCTCCAGAAAGACCAAGAGGAAAAAAAGGTGTTTTTGAATTTATGTCCAGCGAAGCCTCTTCAGAAAAACCGGTGAGGTCAATAATAAAAAAAATAGCCTCTGAAATCAGAGAAATTAAAGAAAAAAGAGGTAAAATAGCTATTGTAGCGGGACCGGCAATAATACACACTGGATCAGCTCCATTACTTGCAAAAATGATTAGAGAGGGAATTATCGATGTTTTATTTGCTGGAAATGCCCTGGCAACTCACGATATTGAAAATGCACTCTATGGGACATCACTTGGAGTATGCACCGGAAGTGGTGAAGCAGTTGTTCGGGGACATAGGCACCATATTTATGCGATTAACGAAATAAACAAGGCAGGTTCAATAAAAGAAGCTGTTGAAAATGGGATTCTAAATAGTGGAATAATGTATGAGTGTGTGAAAAATAACGTACCTTTTGTTCTTGCAGGTTCAATAAGAGATGATGGACCTCTTCCAGATGTTATAACAGATGTAATGGATGCACAGGAAGAAATGCGCAAATATGCACAGAATGTTGACATGGTGATCATGATTGCAACAATGCTCCATTCTATAGCTACGGGAAATATGTTACCTTCCTATGTGAAAAGCATATGCGTGGATATAAATCCTGCAACAGTCACAAAACTTGCTGATAGGGGCAGTGCCCAGGTTGTTGGTATAGTTACTGATGTTGGAGCATTTTTACCTGTACTTTATGAAAATTTAGAAGGATTAGAGTGCATTAAAGAATAA
- a CDS encoding metal-dependent transcriptional regulator translates to MEINEREAEILKKMYEHFEQKKQVYLKAETADKPLFKSLKKLNLIDCHQNKVFLTRLGLEESKKIIRRHRLAEKLVYDALGVTGNEMETAAHNLELIMEGNTEECVCSLLNHPKKCPHGKQIPACSCNKESQCNCSVKNCSVKIKEIIEKSVLPLTHLKEGESGRIVYINSEVKDLHERIPIHILPGKKITIIRASESPLFMMDESRVTLNRKIAESIFVGSFE, encoded by the coding sequence ATGGAAATAAATGAAAGAGAAGCAGAGATACTGAAAAAAATGTATGAACACTTCGAACAAAAAAAACAGGTGTACTTAAAAGCTGAAACAGCGGATAAACCTCTGTTTAAATCTCTTAAAAAACTTAATTTAATTGATTGTCATCAAAATAAAGTTTTCCTAACCAGGCTTGGTTTGGAAGAATCCAAAAAAATAATACGAAGACACAGGCTGGCTGAAAAACTGGTCTATGACGCTTTAGGAGTAACTGGAAATGAAATGGAAACTGCAGCCCACAATCTGGAGCTCATTATGGAAGGAAATACTGAAGAATGTGTATGTAGCCTCCTTAATCACCCTAAAAAGTGTCCTCATGGCAAACAAATACCTGCATGTAGCTGTAACAAAGAAAGCCAATGTAACTGCAGTGTGAAAAACTGCAGCGTGAAAATAAAAGAAATCATTGAAAAATCGGTTTTACCACTTACACATTTAAAAGAAGGCGAATCAGGTAGAATTGTCTATATCAATTCAGAGGTTAAAGATTTGCATGAAAGAATCCCCATTCACATTTTACCGGGTAAAAAAATCACCATAATCCGGGCAAGTGAATCTCCCTTATTCATGATGGATGAAAGCAGAGTCACCCTGAACAGGAAAATAGCTGAAAGCATATTTGTTGGAAGTTTTGAGTGA
- a CDS encoding DegT/DnrJ/EryC1/StrS family aminotransferase codes for MELKFKKQSKESIYAMREAVMQTDLKNKQNYIKSAENEICALTGHKHAKVVSSGNAAILTVMSTFKGRILIPDQGGWTGFKDAAEIFGLETVEIPTELGIINTDILDEFIHKHSPEALFVTSFAGYIAEQPVKDLFKVCDNNGVTLVEDASGGIGDKEKRLANGNHAPIILASTGSPKTVNVGSGGFISTDDNEIFKKSKFILRSLKADHVICAGIREEIKNAPDYLEKTVNSCLFIKKKLKSIVYPDKRSITVALEADDPKKTGYLLRQKLKADGRNIITVCPLYERVMIPALCLEIKNLDVECLENSTLKGIIRIVKDVIG; via the coding sequence TTGGAATTGAAATTTAAAAAACAATCAAAAGAATCAATATATGCAATGCGTGAGGCAGTAATGCAAACAGACTTAAAAAATAAGCAGAATTATATAAAATCAGCAGAAAATGAAATCTGTGCTTTAACTGGACATAAACATGCAAAAGTGGTAAGCAGTGGTAATGCAGCCATTCTAACAGTTATGAGTACTTTCAAAGGCAGAATTTTAATTCCAGATCAGGGAGGCTGGACAGGATTTAAAGATGCTGCTGAAATTTTCGGTCTTGAGACTGTAGAAATACCTACAGAGCTTGGTATAATTAATACTGATATTTTAGATGAATTTATTCATAAACACTCTCCAGAAGCTTTGTTTGTCACAAGTTTTGCCGGATATATTGCAGAGCAACCAGTTAAAGATTTATTTAAAGTATGCGATAATAATGGTGTAACTTTAGTGGAAGATGCTTCTGGAGGAATCGGGGACAAAGAAAAACGACTTGCAAATGGAAATCATGCCCCCATTATTTTAGCTTCAACTGGTTCTCCTAAAACTGTCAATGTTGGAAGCGGAGGTTTCATTTCTACAGATGATAATGAAATTTTTAAAAAATCAAAGTTCATATTAAGGTCTTTAAAGGCAGATCATGTTATTTGTGCAGGTATACGTGAGGAAATCAAAAATGCACCTGATTACTTAGAAAAAACCGTGAATTCATGTTTATTTATAAAAAAAAAGCTTAAATCGATAGTTTATCCTGATAAAAGAAGTATTACAGTAGCTTTAGAGGCTGATGATCCCAAAAAAACAGGCTATTTACTCAGGCAAAAATTAAAAGCTGATGGAAGAAATATAATAACTGTTTGCCCACTGTACGAGCGAGTAATGATCCCTGCTTTATGTCTTGAGATTAAGAATCTTGATGTAGAGTGTCTGGAAAATAGCACTTTAAAAGGAATTATTCGGATTGTTAAAGATGTAATTGGTTAA
- a CDS encoding MBL fold metallo-hydrolase: MLISIKWFPPSWFYIKTENRVIYIDPAYLKTYFKDYPEKIEFSTWPDEIDGLPEKDLEKADLILITHHHKDHCKHVTVKRLKNDKTVILAPEICKKELKGKFKVVKSGEEINFEDIKIKVVDAYNTPEGHSTKKFHKKGEGIGYLIKVEDKTIYHAGGTDFIPEMNDFEDIDVALIPIGGTFTMDMGEAVDAVLAIKPRFVIPMHMKDADPEEFKKLVEEKSDVKVLPLEIGGIYEL, from the coding sequence ATGTTAATATCTATAAAATGGTTTCCCCCATCATGGTTCTACATAAAAACAGAAAATAGAGTTATTTATATTGATCCTGCTTATTTAAAAACATATTTTAAAGATTATCCTGAAAAAATTGAATTTTCAACATGGCCTGATGAAATCGACGGATTACCTGAAAAAGACCTTGAAAAAGCAGATTTAATTTTAATTACCCATCATCATAAGGATCATTGCAAGCATGTTACAGTAAAAAGACTTAAAAATGATAAAACAGTTATTTTAGCTCCTGAAATTTGTAAAAAAGAATTAAAAGGAAAATTTAAAGTTGTAAAATCGGGTGAAGAAATAAATTTTGAAGATATAAAAATTAAAGTTGTTGATGCTTACAATACTCCAGAAGGACACTCCACCAAAAAATTCCATAAGAAAGGAGAAGGAATTGGCTATTTAATCAAAGTGGAAGATAAAACCATTTATCACGCCGGAGGTACTGATTTTATACCTGAAATGAATGATTTTGAAGATATTGATGTGGCTTTAATTCCAATTGGTGGAACTTTTACTATGGACATGGGGGAAGCTGTTGATGCTGTTTTAGCCATTAAACCCAGATTTGTAATCCCAATGCACATGAAAGATGCAGATCCTGAAGAATTTAAAAAATTAGTTGAGGAAAAATCAGATGTTAAGGTTTTACCACTTGAAATTGGTGGAATTTATGAATTATAA
- a CDS encoding Nre family DNA repair protein, producing MIKGKRAYLKKITSNLNVKSVDVGKELDGTTPPSVFIGSWNYPKVYAGPMIAPLQGDISIMDRPESWIPGQTTQEEIIGYRLSLVRGKQTVGIQDFDNSFVEKLQEISLSSKSIESEAEFGSRPRGLSFSDETAPHGPSALIEKFDIESVKWDHQLEKVYYDTDFKAAEAVLDLHSNELPFSNIQKAFSVGTMGIGKNRRLVPTRWSITACDTIIADNLLKEVRGYDILDTYRVHEFQSLNNYYAVLLLPTEWQYEWIEAFLHVLGREELIFADHELNGGKKEYSRVGGCYYTCKMAVLETLAREKKQAGVIVLREAYNGYVPLGVFNVRENVRNAMNEIPREFEDMKTALNYIESKLELPMERFKETSTLLQELIRSRQTTLDGFFKA from the coding sequence ATGATTAAAGGTAAAAGAGCTTACCTTAAAAAGATCACTTCTAATCTTAATGTTAAATCTGTAGATGTGGGAAAAGAGCTTGATGGAACTACGCCGCCTTCAGTTTTTATTGGAAGCTGGAATTACCCTAAAGTGTATGCTGGACCGATGATTGCGCCATTACAGGGTGATATATCAATTATGGACCGGCCTGAATCGTGGATTCCAGGTCAAACAACACAGGAAGAGATTATAGGCTACAGATTGAGTCTTGTGAGGGGAAAACAAACAGTAGGCATACAGGACTTTGATAATTCTTTTGTTGAAAAACTTCAAGAAATTTCTCTTTCATCAAAATCAATTGAAAGCGAGGCTGAATTTGGAAGTCGTCCACGGGGACTTTCATTCAGTGATGAAACAGCTCCTCATGGCCCCAGTGCTTTAATTGAAAAATTTGACATAGAAAGTGTTAAATGGGACCATCAACTGGAAAAAGTTTATTATGACACTGATTTTAAGGCTGCAGAAGCAGTTTTAGATTTACATAGCAATGAATTACCATTTTCAAATATACAGAAGGCTTTTTCTGTTGGAACAATGGGAATCGGTAAAAACAGGAGATTGGTACCTACCAGATGGTCAATTACAGCCTGTGACACCATAATAGCTGATAACTTACTTAAAGAAGTCAGAGGTTATGATATACTGGATACTTATCGTGTTCATGAATTCCAGAGTCTAAATAACTACTATGCAGTGCTATTACTTCCAACAGAATGGCAATATGAATGGATTGAAGCATTTTTACATGTTTTAGGTCGTGAAGAACTGATATTTGCTGATCATGAGCTAAACGGTGGAAAAAAGGAATATTCTCGTGTTGGTGGGTGTTATTACACCTGTAAAATGGCTGTTCTTGAGACACTGGCACGTGAAAAGAAACAGGCTGGCGTAATAGTACTTAGAGAAGCTTATAATGGCTATGTGCCTCTTGGTGTTTTTAATGTCCGGGAAAATGTTAGAAACGCAATGAACGAAATTCCACGGGAATTTGAAGATATGAAAACAGCTTTAAATTATATTGAATCTAAATTAGAGCTTCCTATGGAGAGATTCAAAGAGACAAGTACTCTTCTTCAGGAATTGATTAGATCAAGACAAACAACACTTGATGGTTTTTTTAAGGCTTAA
- a CDS encoding GNAT family protein produces the protein MKKSENDFFPEIQTKRLFLRKISLKDASVLFKYWSDPEVTKYLNINTFKNIEHALSLIRILNSLYKKKEGIRWVIITKKGNKVIGTCGYNNWVKKSSRGEIGYELGQEHWGNGYATEAVKEILKYGFKTMNLNRIEAFTVPEAWRSIKVLEKLGFKKEGMLREYGYWNMKYRDENIYSLLKREWIKNK, from the coding sequence ATGAAGAAATCTGAAAATGATTTTTTCCCAGAAATTCAAACAAAAAGGCTTTTTCTACGTAAAATATCATTAAAAGACGCTTCAGTACTGTTTAAATACTGGTCAGATCCTGAAGTAACAAAATATCTGAATATAAACACTTTTAAAAATATCGAACATGCTTTAAGCTTAATAAGGATATTAAACAGTTTGTATAAGAAAAAAGAAGGTATACGGTGGGTAATTATAACTAAAAAAGGCAATAAAGTCATTGGAACATGTGGTTATAATAACTGGGTAAAAAAAAGTTCAAGGGGAGAAATTGGATACGAACTGGGTCAGGAACACTGGGGAAATGGATATGCTACAGAGGCAGTTAAAGAAATACTCAAATATGGATTTAAAACCATGAATTTAAACCGTATAGAAGCCTTCACAGTTCCAGAAGCATGGCGATCCATTAAAGTGCTTGAAAAACTCGGATTTAAAAAAGAGGGAATGCTCAGGGAATACGGATACTGGAACATGAAATACCGGGATGAAAATATTTATTCATTATTAAAAAGGGAATGGATTAAAAATAAATAG